A genomic window from Rhodococcus sp. KBS0724 includes:
- the rpsB gene encoding 30S ribosomal protein S2 has translation MPVVTMRQMLDSGTHFGHQTRRWNPKMKRFILTDRNGIYIIDLQQTLTYIDKAYEFVKETVAHGGTVLFVGTKKQAQESIAAEATRVGMPYVNQRWLGGMLTNFTTVHKRLIRLKELEAMEQTGGFEGRTKKEILMLTREMTKLDRTLGGIRDMAKVPSAVWVVDTNKEHLAVAEARKLNIPVIAILDTNCDPDLVDYPIPGNDDAIRSAALLTKVVASAVAEGLQARAGLSADKDAKPETGAGEPLAEWEQELLSQAAPAAEATPAAEAPAAEAEAPAAEAEAPAAEAPATEA, from the coding sequence ATGCCTGTTGTAACTATGCGGCAGATGCTTGACAGCGGTACCCACTTCGGGCACCAGACCCGTCGTTGGAACCCGAAGATGAAGCGTTTCATCTTGACCGACCGCAACGGCATCTACATCATCGACCTCCAGCAGACGCTGACGTACATCGACAAGGCGTACGAGTTCGTCAAGGAGACCGTTGCCCACGGCGGCACCGTCCTCTTCGTCGGCACCAAGAAGCAGGCGCAGGAATCCATCGCTGCTGAGGCCACCCGCGTCGGGATGCCTTACGTCAACCAGCGCTGGCTCGGCGGCATGCTCACCAACTTCACCACCGTCCACAAGCGTCTCATCCGCCTCAAGGAGCTCGAGGCAATGGAGCAGACCGGTGGATTCGAAGGTCGCACCAAGAAGGAAATCCTCATGCTCACGCGTGAGATGACCAAGCTGGATCGCACCCTCGGTGGTATCCGCGACATGGCCAAGGTTCCTTCCGCTGTGTGGGTTGTCGACACCAACAAGGAGCACCTGGCAGTTGCCGAGGCTCGCAAGCTGAACATCCCGGTCATCGCGATCCTGGACACCAACTGCGATCCTGACCTCGTCGACTACCCGATCCCGGGCAACGACGATGCAATCCGCTCCGCAGCGCTGCTCACCAAGGTTGTCGCTTCCGCTGTGGCCGAAGGACTGCAGGCGCGTGCCGGACTGAGCGCCGACAAGGACGCGAAGCCCGAGACCGGCGCCGGCGAGCCCCTCGCCGAGTGGGAGCAGGAACTGCTTTCGCAGGCAGCTCCGGCCGCAGAAGCAACTCCGGCTGCTGAAGCCCCCGCTGCAGAGGCTGAAGCCCCCGCTGCAGAGGCTGAGGCCCCCGCCGCAGAGGCACCGGCCACCGAGGCCTGA
- the tsf gene encoding translation elongation factor Ts, with product MANYTAADVKRLRELTGSGMMACKNALVESDGDFDKAVEQLRIKGAKDVGKRAERTTAEGLVVAKDGVMIEINCETDFVAKNEDFIKLADAIVTVAAAGKPADLAALKALELDGKTIETVIAEQSAKIGEKLELSRVVSFDGPVAVYLHKRSSDLPPAVGVLIEYTGEGDAAAEAARGAAMQVAALKAKYVTRDEVPEEIVASERHIAEETARAEGKPEQALPKIIEGRVNGFFKDVVLTEQSSVTDSKKTVKAILDEAGVTIKRFVRFEVGASA from the coding sequence ATGGCGAACTACACCGCCGCTGACGTCAAGCGGCTCCGTGAGCTCACCGGCTCCGGAATGATGGCGTGCAAGAACGCACTCGTAGAATCCGACGGCGATTTCGACAAGGCTGTCGAGCAGTTGCGTATCAAGGGTGCGAAGGACGTCGGAAAGCGCGCAGAGCGCACCACCGCTGAGGGTCTCGTTGTCGCCAAGGACGGCGTCATGATCGAGATCAACTGCGAGACCGACTTCGTTGCCAAGAACGAAGACTTCATCAAGCTGGCCGACGCGATCGTGACCGTCGCTGCTGCAGGCAAGCCTGCTGACCTCGCTGCTCTCAAGGCTCTCGAGCTCGACGGCAAGACCATCGAGACCGTCATTGCCGAGCAGTCCGCGAAGATCGGCGAGAAGCTCGAACTGAGCCGCGTCGTGTCCTTCGACGGCCCCGTTGCCGTGTACCTGCACAAGCGCAGCTCCGACTTGCCGCCCGCTGTCGGCGTTCTCATCGAGTACACCGGTGAAGGCGACGCTGCTGCTGAGGCCGCTCGCGGCGCTGCAATGCAGGTCGCAGCACTCAAGGCCAAGTACGTCACGCGTGACGAGGTTCCCGAGGAGATCGTCGCTTCCGAGCGTCACATCGCCGAAGAGACCGCCCGCGCAGAAGGCAAGCCCGAGCAGGCTCTGCCGAAGATCATCGAAGGCCGCGTCAACGGTTTCTTCAAGGACGTCGTGCTGACCGAGCAGTCTTCGGTTACGGACTCCAAGAAGACCGTCAAGGCGATCCTCGACGAGGCCGGCGTCACCATCAAGCGCTTCGTGCGTTTCGAGGTCGGCGCTTCCGCTTAA
- the pyrH gene encoding UMP kinase gives MSEPANERPGFKRVLLKLGGEMFGGGKVGLDPDVVTKVAEQIAEVVRSGVQVAVVIGGGNFFRGAELQQRGLDRARSDYMGMLGTVMNCLALQDFLEKEGVDTRVQTAITMGQVAEPYLPLRARRHLEKGRVVIFGAGMGMPYFSTDTTAAQRALEIGAEVVLMAKGVDGVFSADPRIDPTATMYDQITHREVIERELKVADATAFSLCMDNSMPIMVFNLLTEGNIARAVSGEKIGTLVKS, from the coding sequence ATGTCCGAACCAGCCAACGAACGTCCAGGATTCAAGCGGGTCCTGCTCAAACTCGGCGGCGAAATGTTCGGAGGCGGCAAGGTCGGACTCGACCCCGATGTGGTCACCAAGGTGGCTGAACAAATCGCGGAGGTCGTCCGATCGGGCGTGCAGGTAGCTGTGGTCATCGGCGGCGGAAACTTCTTCCGCGGCGCCGAATTGCAGCAGCGCGGACTCGACCGCGCGCGTTCCGATTACATGGGCATGCTCGGCACGGTCATGAACTGCCTGGCTCTGCAGGATTTCCTGGAGAAGGAAGGCGTCGACACCCGTGTGCAGACCGCGATCACGATGGGACAGGTTGCCGAGCCGTACCTTCCCTTGCGCGCACGTAGGCACCTCGAGAAGGGCCGTGTGGTCATCTTCGGCGCGGGCATGGGAATGCCGTATTTCTCCACCGACACCACCGCTGCGCAGCGTGCTCTGGAAATCGGCGCCGAGGTTGTTCTGATGGCCAAGGGCGTCGACGGTGTTTTCAGCGCCGACCCGCGCATCGATCCGACGGCAACGATGTACGACCAGATCACGCACCGCGAGGTCATCGAGCGGGAGCTGAAGGTTGCCGACGCCACGGCGTTCAGCCTGTGCATGGACAACTCGATGCCGATCATGGTGTTCAACCTTCTGACCGAGGGCAATATCGCACGTGCGGTGTCCGGTGAGAAGATCGGAACACTGGTCAAGTCGTGA
- the frr gene encoding ribosome recycling factor, whose amino-acid sequence MIDEALFEAEEKMEKAVAVAKDDLGSVRTGRANPGMFSRIVIDYYGSITPITQLASINVPEARMVIVKPYESSQLNAIETAIRNSDLGVNPSNDGSIIRISVPQLTEERRRELVKQAKSKGEDSKVTLRNIRRKAMDELSRIQKDGDAGEDEVGRAEKELDKTTAKYVHTVEELVKHKEAELMEV is encoded by the coding sequence GTGATTGATGAAGCGCTCTTCGAAGCCGAAGAAAAGATGGAAAAGGCTGTCGCGGTAGCCAAGGACGATCTCGGCTCGGTACGTACCGGCCGCGCCAACCCCGGCATGTTCTCTCGTATCGTGATCGACTACTACGGTTCGATCACCCCGATCACGCAGCTCGCGAGCATCAACGTTCCCGAGGCGCGCATGGTGATCGTGAAGCCGTACGAGTCTTCACAGCTGAACGCCATCGAGACGGCTATCCGCAACTCGGATCTCGGCGTCAACCCGTCCAACGACGGCAGCATCATTCGCATTTCGGTGCCGCAGCTCACGGAAGAGCGTCGTCGCGAGCTGGTGAAGCAGGCCAAGTCGAAGGGCGAGGATTCCAAGGTCACGCTCCGCAACATTCGTCGCAAGGCGATGGACGAGCTCAGCCGAATCCAGAAAGACGGCGATGCAGGCGAGGACGAAGTCGGCCGCGCCGAGAAGGAACTCGACAAGACCACGGCCAAGTACGTGCATACGGTCGAGGAACTGGTCAAGCACAAGGAAGCGGAGTTGATGGAGGTCTAG
- a CDS encoding phosphatidate cytidylyltransferase, translating to MHAQEGTAGGPVTDGPTGGAVGAQPPKSKAGRNLPAAIGVGVGLGALVIGTLVFLPPGWIAVVAIAMFIATWEVATRLREADIEVPRIPLLVGGQATIWLGWPWGPVGVISAFTATVLVCMVWRLFDHGLKATPKNFLRDTSITVFVLAWIPLLASFGALMVLEDDGPGRVFVLMIGVVCSDVGGYAAGVLFGKHPMVPAVSPKKSWEGFAGSMIFCVIGSLLSVTLILDANSMIGVLLGVVLVIVATVGDLIESQVKRELGIKDMGTLLPGHGGIMDRLDSLLPSAFVTWLILYALV from the coding sequence GTGCACGCACAAGAGGGAACCGCCGGCGGTCCCGTCACGGACGGGCCGACGGGGGGCGCTGTTGGCGCGCAGCCGCCGAAGTCGAAGGCGGGCAGGAATCTTCCTGCCGCCATCGGCGTCGGAGTTGGTCTCGGCGCATTGGTCATCGGGACACTGGTCTTCCTGCCGCCAGGCTGGATTGCCGTCGTGGCCATTGCGATGTTCATCGCGACGTGGGAAGTAGCGACACGGCTTCGGGAAGCGGACATCGAAGTTCCGCGGATCCCGTTGCTGGTGGGCGGTCAGGCAACGATCTGGCTCGGCTGGCCGTGGGGGCCGGTCGGCGTGATCAGCGCGTTCACGGCCACGGTTCTGGTGTGCATGGTGTGGCGCCTTTTCGACCATGGACTCAAAGCCACTCCGAAGAATTTCCTGCGGGACACGTCGATCACGGTGTTCGTGTTGGCGTGGATCCCGCTACTGGCGTCGTTCGGCGCCCTGATGGTTCTCGAAGATGACGGACCCGGTCGCGTGTTCGTCCTCATGATCGGCGTCGTGTGTTCCGATGTCGGTGGTTACGCCGCGGGTGTTCTGTTCGGGAAACACCCCATGGTCCCGGCAGTCAGTCCGAAGAAATCCTGGGAGGGTTTCGCGGGGTCTATGATCTTCTGCGTGATCGGCAGCTTGCTGTCGGTAACGCTGATTCTCGACGCCAATTCGATGATCGGTGTCCTGCTCGGCGTTGTTCTTGTCATCGTCGCCACGGTCGGTGACCTCATCGAGTCGCAGGTCAAACGCGAACTCGGAATCAAGGACATGGGCACGCTCCTGCCCGGTCACGGCGGCATCATGGACCGTCTGGACTCGCTGTTGCCGTCCGCATTTGTCACCTGGTTGATCCTGTACGCACTCGTGTGA
- a CDS encoding class I SAM-dependent methyltransferase encodes MTPIPSPNIWHWPDVYEVENRAQDVDGAIWTSMRAVADWTDRDVVDVGCGAGFHLPEFARTARRVVGVEPHAPLVRLAQARTRDDTKIDVVAGSAESTGLMDSSVDVVHARTAYFFGKGCGRGIAEAMRILRPGGALVIVDLDVSASPYGDWMRADLPKYDAAAVEAFFEAQGFSLSRVDTRWEFRNRDDLRKVLGIEFTEKTASRAFSAVSGLSFPVRYRVHVRFKPRSLELL; translated from the coding sequence GTGACTCCGATTCCCAGTCCGAACATCTGGCATTGGCCAGACGTGTACGAGGTGGAGAATCGTGCGCAGGACGTCGACGGCGCAATCTGGACGTCAATGCGTGCGGTTGCGGACTGGACGGATCGTGACGTCGTGGACGTCGGTTGTGGCGCCGGTTTCCATCTGCCCGAGTTCGCGCGCACTGCGCGCCGGGTCGTCGGTGTGGAGCCGCACGCACCTCTGGTGCGCTTGGCCCAGGCTCGAACTCGCGACGACACGAAGATCGACGTTGTTGCCGGGTCTGCGGAATCGACCGGGCTGATGGATTCGTCTGTTGATGTCGTCCATGCGCGCACGGCGTACTTCTTCGGGAAGGGCTGTGGCCGGGGCATCGCCGAGGCGATGCGCATCCTGCGGCCTGGTGGCGCATTGGTGATCGTCGATCTTGATGTGAGTGCGTCGCCGTACGGAGACTGGATGCGGGCTGATCTACCCAAGTACGACGCGGCGGCGGTAGAAGCATTCTTCGAGGCTCAGGGATTTTCACTGAGCCGGGTGGACACCCGATGGGAATTTCGGAATCGGGACGATCTGCGCAAAGTTCTGGGGATTGAATTCACCGAGAAAACTGCCTCTCGCGCATTCTCGGCAGTGTCGGGATTGTCGTTCCCGGTGCGCTATCGCGTGCACGTCCGATTCAAGCCGCGGTCTTTGGAATTGCTGTAA
- a CDS encoding CoA ester lyase, translated as MERPVTVRIAPEQARSWLLVPASKPDTFTAALDSAADAVVLDVEDAVAPAHKPSAREDVVAFLSGHARAWVRINDATTPFWEEDLAALSGLPGLEGVMLAKTESGQQVDATAERLPEGTKILALVESAVGLEAAPEIARTEGTFRLAFGSGDFRRDTGMDDSPTSMSYPRSRLTIASRAARIAAPIDGPTLGTDLDLLSRDCAITLSLGMAGKLCMTPAQTQPVNTGLSPSIADAAWAQDVIDDLGEDGARVRDGSDLPRLAKAKKIHALATLFHIPTHN; from the coding sequence ATGGAGAGACCTGTGACCGTGCGGATCGCACCTGAACAAGCGAGATCGTGGCTACTCGTCCCCGCGTCCAAACCGGACACCTTCACCGCCGCGCTCGACAGCGCGGCTGATGCCGTGGTCCTCGACGTCGAGGACGCGGTCGCCCCGGCGCACAAGCCGAGCGCCCGAGAAGACGTCGTCGCCTTCTTGAGCGGACATGCCCGCGCCTGGGTACGCATCAACGATGCCACCACACCTTTCTGGGAAGAGGACCTCGCCGCACTGTCCGGCCTCCCAGGTCTCGAAGGTGTCATGCTCGCAAAGACCGAAAGTGGTCAGCAGGTAGACGCCACCGCCGAACGCCTCCCCGAGGGTACGAAGATTCTTGCTCTCGTCGAATCGGCAGTCGGACTGGAGGCAGCACCGGAAATCGCCCGAACCGAGGGCACGTTCCGACTGGCATTCGGCAGTGGGGATTTCCGCCGCGACACCGGAATGGACGACTCCCCCACATCGATGTCCTATCCGCGCTCACGGCTCACCATCGCCAGTCGCGCCGCCCGGATTGCCGCTCCCATCGACGGCCCGACGTTGGGTACCGATCTTGATCTGCTGTCGCGCGATTGTGCGATCACGCTGTCACTCGGAATGGCAGGCAAGCTCTGCATGACACCGGCACAAACACAACCCGTCAACACAGGTTTGAGCCCCTCGATTGCCGACGCCGCCTGGGCGCAGGACGTCATCGACGATCTCGGCGAAGACGGCGCGCGTGTGCGCGACGGTAGTGACCTGCCACGACTGGCAAAGGCAAAGAAGATTCACGCCCTTGCAACCCTGTTCCACATCCCGACTCACAACTAA
- a CDS encoding lipopolysaccharide assembly LapA domain-containing protein — MSSTPEDPSNAPVYGPADGFGSDPQLPGADDATAVEKHEPEPATEPTPTPSGTAVTDRTRAATTWVGLVIGAIVLILLLVFILQNLENVSVKILAWQLDFPLGITILLAAIAGALIMALAGGVRIVQIRRAAKRQL, encoded by the coding sequence ATGTCCAGCACACCAGAGGATCCCTCGAACGCACCCGTGTACGGCCCGGCTGACGGGTTCGGATCCGATCCACAACTTCCCGGCGCTGATGATGCGACAGCCGTGGAGAAACACGAACCGGAGCCTGCAACAGAGCCCACCCCGACTCCCAGCGGAACTGCCGTCACCGACCGAACTCGTGCGGCAACAACCTGGGTTGGCCTGGTCATCGGTGCAATCGTGCTGATCCTGCTGCTTGTCTTCATCCTGCAAAATCTCGAGAACGTATCGGTCAAGATCCTGGCCTGGCAATTGGACTTCCCATTGGGAATCACCATTCTGTTGGCGGCGATCGCAGGCGCCCTCATCATGGCCCTCGCCGGCGGTGTCCGAATTGTTCAGATTCGCCGTGCAGCCAAGCGTCAGCTGTGA
- the rlmN gene encoding 23S rRNA (adenine(2503)-C(2))-methyltransferase RlmN, whose protein sequence is MAASLPLVFNAPKRGMPPRHLADLDSDERKEAVKELGLPAFRADQIARQYYARLEADPEKMTDLPAAVREKVGESLFPRLLTPVKHLACDAGDTRKTLWKAHDGTLLESVLMRYPDRATLCISSQAGCGMACPFCATGQGGLDRNLSTAEIVDQVRDAAAAMRDGEIAGGPGRLSNVVFMGMGEPLANYKRVVAAVRRITSPAPDGLGLSQRSVTVSTVGLAPAIRKLADEGLSVTLAVSLHTPDDELRDTLVPVNNRWSVAEVLQAARYYADQTGRRVSIEYAMIKNVNDQPWRADMLGKKLKKALGGLVHVNLIPLNPTPGSEWDASPKDVEREFVRRVIAQGVSCTVRDTRGQEIAAACGQLAAEN, encoded by the coding sequence ATGGCTGCCTCTCTTCCCCTCGTTTTCAATGCACCCAAGCGTGGAATGCCCCCTCGGCACCTCGCTGACCTCGACTCCGACGAGCGCAAAGAGGCGGTCAAGGAGCTCGGGTTGCCGGCTTTCCGGGCCGATCAGATCGCCCGCCAGTACTACGCTCGCCTCGAAGCTGATCCCGAGAAGATGACGGATCTGCCGGCAGCGGTACGCGAGAAGGTGGGGGAATCGCTCTTTCCGCGGTTGCTGACACCGGTAAAACACCTCGCCTGCGATGCTGGCGATACTCGCAAGACACTGTGGAAGGCGCACGACGGCACGCTTCTCGAGAGCGTTCTCATGCGGTACCCCGATCGCGCGACGTTGTGCATCTCCAGCCAAGCCGGCTGCGGAATGGCATGTCCGTTCTGCGCCACCGGCCAGGGTGGTCTCGATCGCAACCTGTCTACCGCGGAAATCGTCGACCAGGTTCGCGATGCCGCTGCTGCCATGCGCGACGGTGAAATTGCGGGTGGACCCGGTCGTCTCTCCAACGTCGTCTTCATGGGCATGGGCGAACCGCTGGCCAACTACAAGCGCGTCGTCGCGGCTGTACGTCGCATCACGTCACCCGCGCCGGACGGTCTCGGGCTGTCTCAGCGATCCGTCACGGTGTCGACGGTCGGTCTGGCCCCGGCAATCCGCAAGCTGGCCGACGAAGGACTGAGCGTCACGCTGGCGGTGTCATTGCACACTCCTGACGACGAACTGCGCGACACCTTGGTGCCGGTCAACAATCGGTGGTCGGTGGCTGAGGTTCTGCAGGCCGCGCGGTACTACGCCGATCAGACCGGCCGCCGTGTGTCGATCGAATACGCGATGATCAAGAACGTCAACGATCAGCCGTGGCGCGCGGACATGCTCGGCAAGAAACTCAAGAAGGCCCTCGGCGGACTGGTTCACGTCAATCTCATTCCGCTGAACCCGACGCCGGGAAGCGAATGGGATGCGAGCCCGAAGGATGTCGAGCGGGAGTTTGTTCGCCGCGTCATCGCGCAGGGTGTGTCCTGCACGGTCCGCGACACTCGTGGCCAGGAAATCGCCGCTGCATGCGGTCAGTTGGCCGCCGAAAACTGA
- a CDS encoding DUF2631 domain-containing protein, which translates to MADTQLDVKSSAPVVVSHVDEAEVPSAAWGWSGESLKTFRIAGWFFTAFLLLMIIGNHSGKVEDLWLIGTAALMAIVLIRDVIVRRHPR; encoded by the coding sequence GTGGCCGATACCCAGTTGGACGTCAAGTCCAGCGCCCCCGTCGTGGTCTCACATGTCGATGAGGCCGAGGTTCCCTCTGCCGCATGGGGGTGGAGTGGTGAAAGCCTCAAGACTTTCCGTATCGCCGGATGGTTCTTCACGGCATTCCTGCTCCTGATGATCATCGGCAATCACAGCGGCAAGGTCGAAGACCTGTGGCTGATCGGCACCGCCGCTTTGATGGCGATCGTCTTGATCCGCGACGTGATCGTCCGTCGCCACCCGCGATAA
- the dxr gene encoding 1-deoxy-D-xylulose-5-phosphate reductoisomerase → MQETTPTRVLLLGSTGSIGTQALEVIAANPERFEVVGLAAGGNNVDLLSEQIRATGVTEVAVADPDAAGALDGVTARSGPTAAAELVRASGADVVLNALVGSLGLEPTLAALESGARLALANKESLVAGGALVTKAAAPGQIVPVDSEHSALAQCLRSGTADEVSRLILTASGGPFRGWSAEALESVTPEQAGAHPTWSMGPMNTLNSATMVNKGLELIETNLLFGIDYDRIDVTVHPQSIVHSMVTFFDGSTLAQASPPDMKLPIALALGWPDRIAGAASACDFTKASTWEFEPLDETVFPAVALARSAGKAGGCFTAIYNAANEVAAQAFLDGAITFPTIVRTVSAVLDDASEWSAEPTTVDDVLAADGWARTRARQLVKQEG, encoded by the coding sequence GTGCAGGAAACCACACCCACCCGCGTCCTTCTCCTCGGCAGCACCGGTTCCATCGGTACGCAGGCCCTCGAGGTCATCGCAGCCAATCCCGAACGGTTCGAGGTGGTCGGCTTGGCTGCGGGTGGCAACAACGTCGATTTGCTGTCCGAGCAGATCAGAGCGACCGGGGTGACGGAGGTTGCGGTGGCCGATCCGGACGCCGCCGGTGCGCTCGACGGCGTGACTGCTCGATCAGGGCCGACCGCAGCGGCGGAGCTGGTTCGCGCAAGTGGAGCCGACGTCGTCCTCAACGCGTTGGTGGGATCGCTGGGTCTGGAACCGACCCTGGCTGCTTTGGAGTCCGGCGCCCGACTTGCGCTGGCCAACAAGGAATCGCTGGTTGCGGGGGGCGCGCTCGTGACAAAGGCCGCAGCACCCGGTCAGATCGTTCCGGTGGACTCCGAACATTCGGCATTGGCACAGTGCCTTCGTAGTGGCACTGCAGACGAGGTGTCCCGACTGATTCTCACCGCATCCGGTGGTCCGTTCCGTGGGTGGAGTGCGGAAGCGCTCGAATCGGTGACACCCGAGCAGGCCGGCGCCCACCCCACGTGGTCGATGGGCCCGATGAACACACTCAACTCGGCGACGATGGTGAACAAGGGGCTCGAATTGATCGAGACCAACCTTCTGTTCGGGATCGATTACGACCGCATCGACGTCACTGTCCATCCGCAGTCGATCGTGCACTCGATGGTCACGTTCTTCGACGGCTCTACCTTGGCGCAGGCCAGCCCACCGGATATGAAACTCCCCATCGCGCTCGCCCTGGGATGGCCTGATCGGATTGCGGGCGCGGCGTCGGCGTGCGATTTCACGAAGGCGTCCACGTGGGAGTTCGAGCCGCTCGACGAGACGGTCTTTCCCGCAGTTGCGCTGGCCCGTAGCGCGGGCAAGGCAGGCGGATGTTTCACGGCGATCTACAACGCCGCCAACGAAGTTGCTGCTCAGGCATTTCTCGACGGCGCCATCACGTTCCCCACAATTGTCCGGACGGTGTCCGCAGTTCTCGACGACGCGTCGGAATGGTCGGCAGAACCGACTACCGTAGACGACGTTCTGGCCGCAGACGGCTGGGCACGCACACGCGCGCGTCAGCTCGTGAAGCAGGAGGGCTAG
- a CDS encoding RIP metalloprotease encodes MVFALGVILFALGIGVSIALHEAGHMWTAKALGMKVRRYYIGFGPKVFSFRRGETEYGLKALPLGGFCDIAGMTALDEMTPEEEPHAMYKKAAWKRVVVMSGGIAMNFILGLLLIYGLLLGWGVQSSDPAPAVVEKVSCVSPTQYGQDRNWGLAPCEGTGPAEAAGITPGDRITAVNGTPVETFKEVSTAIRDTSGTVDLTVERDGQTLQIPVAVTSAERYVTVDGSTTPELTKVGAVGIVGVEAERERYNALTAVPAAFDYTGQIMVQSVKALADIPSKVGALWESITGGERAQDTPISVVGASVIGGEAADRAEWPTFVLLLASINFFLGVFNILPLLPLDGGHIAVVFYERIRDWFRARRGLIAGGPVDYTKLLPITYVFIVIGGAFMLLTLTADIVNPIKIF; translated from the coding sequence ATGGTTTTTGCATTGGGCGTCATCCTGTTCGCCCTCGGAATCGGCGTGTCCATCGCCCTGCACGAAGCCGGCCACATGTGGACGGCAAAGGCCCTGGGTATGAAGGTCCGTCGCTACTACATCGGCTTCGGTCCGAAGGTCTTCTCCTTCCGTCGGGGTGAAACCGAGTACGGCCTCAAGGCCTTGCCGCTCGGCGGTTTCTGCGACATCGCCGGGATGACGGCGCTCGACGAGATGACCCCAGAAGAAGAACCGCACGCCATGTACAAGAAAGCGGCGTGGAAGCGCGTCGTTGTCATGTCCGGCGGCATCGCGATGAACTTCATCCTCGGCCTCCTGCTGATCTACGGCTTGCTGCTCGGCTGGGGTGTGCAATCGTCGGATCCGGCTCCGGCTGTTGTCGAGAAGGTGTCGTGTGTTTCGCCCACGCAGTACGGCCAGGACCGGAATTGGGGATTGGCCCCCTGCGAAGGCACCGGTCCAGCGGAGGCGGCGGGCATTACGCCGGGTGATCGCATCACTGCGGTCAACGGAACACCAGTCGAAACGTTCAAAGAGGTATCAACGGCAATCCGCGACACTTCCGGCACGGTTGATCTCACCGTCGAACGCGACGGTCAAACGCTTCAGATTCCGGTTGCCGTGACCTCTGCCGAGCGGTACGTCACCGTCGACGGCAGCACGACACCCGAGCTTACGAAGGTCGGTGCGGTCGGGATCGTCGGAGTCGAGGCGGAACGGGAGCGGTACAACGCGCTCACGGCTGTACCTGCTGCCTTCGACTACACGGGCCAGATCATGGTTCAGTCGGTGAAGGCGTTGGCGGATATTCCGTCGAAGGTCGGAGCCTTGTGGGAGTCGATCACCGGTGGTGAGCGCGCGCAAGACACACCGATCAGTGTCGTGGGCGCCAGCGTCATCGGTGGTGAAGCGGCGGACCGGGCTGAGTGGCCTACCTTCGTCCTGCTGCTGGCATCGATCAACTTCTTCCTCGGCGTTTTCAACATCCTCCCGTTGCTGCCCCTCGACGGTGGACATATCGCGGTGGTCTTCTACGAGAGGATCCGCGATTGGTTCCGTGCCCGGCGTGGGCTGATCGCCGGTGGACCGGTGGACTACACCAAGCTGCTGCCGATCACCTACGTGTTCATCGTGATCGGTGGCGCGTTCATGTTGCTGACACTCACAGCTGACATCGTCAATCCGATCAAGATTTTCTAA